AACTTTGCCATTTAAGATAATTAAACCTCGATCAGGGGTTTCCAGTCCAGCAATACACCGTAAAATCATGCTTTTCCCCGCACCTGATGCCCCTAATAAACCCAAAGGAGTTTGATCTGTTTTAAAATTAACGTCTAAGCAAAATTCCGATAATTGTTTTTGAATTTGCACCACCAACTCGATTTTAGCTTGAACAAAAGGATAATTACGATTTTTAGAAGTTAATAAGGGTTTTTTTAGCCAAAATTGGAGATTATAACCATTTAATTGATGGTGACGCTTCAATTTATCAAATCCTTTACCCTCGGTAGTGTAATTAACTACCATAATCACTCCCAGAGAAATTACCAACATGATGATGACTAACCCCATTGCTTCATCCATCTCACCACTTTCCGAAGCAAAAAAAATAGCGATGGGAATAGTTTCCGTTTTGTTGGGAATCGAACCTGCCAACATTAAAGTAGCCCCAAACTCCCCCAAAGCACGAGCGAAAGAAAGTAAAATTCCTGCAATTAGACCATTTTTAGCTAAAGGTAAGATAATTCGCCAAAAAATAACCCATTCTCTTGCTCCTAATGTTCTTGCACAATCTAGTAAATTAGTATCAATTTGTTTAAATGCACCCAAAGCCGTTTTATACATCAAGGGAAATGCTACCACTGTGGAAGCAATAACAGTAGCATACCATGAGAAAATAACAGTAAAATCAAATGAATTAGCTAATAACTGTCCGATAAAGCCATTTTTACCGAATAAAAAGAGTAAGATAAAACCGACAACGGTGGGTGGTAAAACTAAAGGTGCAGTTAAAATACTTTCAATTACAGGCTTAAATTTGTTTTTGCAACCTAACATCCACCAAGCGCTGAAAATACCCAGAAAAAAAGTGATAATAGTTGCCGTTATGGCAGTTTTTAGAGAAATCCAAACAGGAGTTAAATCAATCATGATTAATGGGATGAAATAGGAAAAACTAAAACTGTCGATATTGGCGTAATAATTTCACCTGAGTTCAATTTTAAATAACATTCCAACCGTATTCTTTCAGCGATTTTAAGCCTTAAAGGGGCTAACTACAAACTTTTCACTTACTAAATCCATATTTTGTAAACATTGTTTGAATTTCGGAAGTACTCAAGAAGTTGATTAATTGTTTTGATTCTTGGGGATTTTTACTGTCTTTGACAACTGCTATGGGGTAAACAACAGGGGAGTGACTACCTGATGGAGCTGTAGTAACTACTTTTACTTCATCTTCGATTTTGGCATCAGTAAGATAGACAATTCCAGCGTCAACATTACCTGTAGCCACATAGTTAAGAACTTGACGAACATCTTTACCATAAACAGCTTTAGCATTAATTTGTTCTGTAATTTTATAGTAATGTAAAACTTCTTGAGCATATTTACCAGCAGGTACACTTTGAGGCTCACCGAGGGCAATTTTTGTTATATTTGTATTAGTTAAATCAGTAAAATTTGTAATATTTACTTTATTTTTATTGTGATTTTTAGGTACAATCAAAACTATTTTATTACTGACTAAATCATAGCGAGTTCCTTCTAATAATAATCCTTTTTTTTCTAAAGCATTTATTTGTTTATCGGCGGCAGAAATGAATACATCTACAGGGGCTCCTTGTTCAATTTGCCGTTGTAATGAACCCGATGAACCAAAATTATATATAAGTTGTGTTTGAGAATATTTTTGCTCATAAAGAGGCTTGATTTCCTCCATAATATTTTTTAAACTAGCGGCACATGATACAGTTATTTGAGTCGCAGAATTTCCTAAATTGATCTTATTTGATTGTTTATCATCTAAACCATAAAAATCTATTTTTAATAAAGAAAAACAAATAATTACACTAAAAAATATTAACCAATTCTCACGCCATCCCATAAAATTTATAACTATAAATTACTTTTAAGAGAATAACTTACTTTAATATAATTATCTAATTTCTTTGATAGTCTTGGGAAGAAATGTTATTCTTTCCTGCCGCTTTCAAAATCATTCGTGCGATCGAGAATTCTGTTTTGTCAGTAGTTTTCCATCCTCAAAAAACATCGCTATAAGCATCAAAAATAACAGATAATTCATCTTCAATCGCAGAATCATATCTGAAAAAATCGGCTGTATGCCAATAAACTGCTGTTCCTTTAACTTTTTTAAAGCGTTCTAAATTTTCGTCTGTTGGTTCAAGAATAAATTTGTTCATTTTCGGGAAATATACTAACTTTAATTATGAATAATAAGAGTAGAAATGAAGATAATAAAATTGGGAAACGATCAATTTCTGATATTAATTTCAGAACGAAATAAAACGAAACTAATTAGATAACGAGAAAAAGTCCACTGACGATAGACTTCCAACTGTTCAGCAACACGATCTAATTCTTGTTTTACCATCATCAACTGATTTTCTTGTTTTTGCATAAATGGACTATTTTCTAAGTGTGTTTCTTGTTCTTTTATTCTTGCTATTACATCTAAAATTCTTTCTTGCTCTAGTTTATATTTACGATTAATATTAATTTGATTAATCCTAATATTTTCTCTTAATTTTACCTTCTCTTCACTTAATTGATTAGACAAATCTAAATACTTTTTATCTATTTTTTCTTGAAGATAGATCGGTAAGATTTTAGGAACATTGTTTCTGGCGTTTGTTTCCATTTGTTGTCGCCAATTAACTAAATTAGAAGCCCTTACTTCCCCTATTCCTTTAACATTTTTAGCACGATAATAACTAATATCACAAACTCGAACAATACCTGCATTATTCAATTTTTGTAAGAATTTTTGACCAATACCCTCCACCGAATCAGGATTAATAGGTTTATTAAGTTCACGATTAATAAAATCATTTTGTATTCTTTTTAACTCCTGACTAATTTCTTTATTTTTATTATTTTGTAACTGACTCAATTCTCTTTCTATATTAGAAATTTTTTGTTCTAAAGGTTTATTTACTCGGATAATTTCATCTTCTTCTTGATTTGATAATTGTCTTTGTTTTTGCTGTTGTTCTATTAATTTTTGACTAACATTATCTTTCTCACCTTCTATAGCTTTTGTTATCTTGATTCGTTCTTTTTGTAATTCTTTTTTTCTACTATTAAGTTGTTTTTTTACTGTATAATTAACTGATTTTATAAACCTGATATAAACCAAAAATATAACTATAAAAATACTAATAAAAGTGTAAATAAAAGCAAACGCTGTTTGTGTAGTAATAATGATAATAGAACTAACAAAGAGAAAAGTAAAAGTCAACCTTTCTTTCTTGAAATTTTCTCTTGTAATAATTGATTTCTTTTCTAATGCTTCCAAAGCCATTTTAGCATTTTGATAACGCAAACTTGGATTAGGTTCAACCATTCTTTCTAACCAGTTGATAAAATGAACACCCACATTAGGCATCTTTTTATCAAACATCACCCTATTACTTGAAAGATCCATTAAACTGCCTACATCTCCTGATTTAGTATTAGTAATTAAACAAATTAAAGTCATCCCAACACTGTATAAATCTGAGGCTTCAGTTAATTTTTGATTGTGCAATTGTTCAGGAGGCATAAATCCAAAAGTACCCCCCATCATCGTACTTAATGCTATCGTTTGATGACCAATTTTAGCTAAACCAAAATCTACTAAATAGATTTGTTTGTTTTGATCCATTAAAACATTTTCTGGTTTTATATCACGGTGAAAAATAGGGGGTAATCTTTCTTGTAAATAAACTAGAATGTCGAGGATTTGTTTAGCAATATTCGTTACTTCTTCTAAACTTAAAGTCGTAAAATTAGATAATGGTTGAGCAGATTTATATTCCTGAACTAAACATAATCCTTCTTCGGAATCAAATTGGCTAATATAGCGAGGAATACCAGGATGATTTAATTCTTTTAAAACTTCTATTTCTCTTTCAATTTCTTTATAGCTATCCCAATTGTTTGTGGTAGCAAAACGAAATTGTTTAATCACAACGTATTGCTGAGTTTTTAGATCAATAGTTTGGTAAGTAATTCTTCCTCCTTGAAGATTAT
This is a stretch of genomic DNA from Cyanobacterium aponinum PCC 10605. It encodes these proteins:
- the modA gene encoding molybdate ABC transporter substrate-binding protein is translated as MGWRENWLIFFSVIICFSLLKIDFYGLDDKQSNKINLGNSATQITVSCAASLKNIMEEIKPLYEQKYSQTQLIYNFGSSGSLQRQIEQGAPVDVFISAADKQINALEKKGLLLEGTRYDLVSNKIVLIVPKNHNKNKVNITNFTDLTNTNITKIALGEPQSVPAGKYAQEVLHYYKITEQINAKAVYGKDVRQVLNYVATGNVDAGIVYLTDAKIEDEVKVVTTAPSGSHSPVVYPIAVVKDSKNPQESKQLINFLSTSEIQTMFTKYGFSK
- a CDS encoding serine/threonine-protein kinase; this translates as MTNLSNFNSFGYQLIKQLNHNLQGGRITYQTIDLKTQQYVVIKQFRFATTNNWDSYKEIEREIEVLKELNHPGIPRYISQFDSEEGLCLVQEYKSAQPLSNFTTLSLEEVTNIAKQILDILVYLQERLPPIFHRDIKPENVLMDQNKQIYLVDFGLAKIGHQTIALSTMMGGTFGFMPPEQLHNQKLTEASDLYSVGMTLICLITNTKSGDVGSLMDLSSNRVMFDKKMPNVGVHFINWLERMVEPNPSLRYQNAKMALEALEKKSIITRENFKKERLTFTFLFVSSIIIITTQTAFAFIYTFISIFIVIFLVYIRFIKSVNYTVKKQLNSRKKELQKERIKITKAIEGEKDNVSQKLIEQQQKQRQLSNQEEDEIIRVNKPLEQKISNIERELSQLQNNKNKEISQELKRIQNDFINRELNKPINPDSVEGIGQKFLQKLNNAGIVRVCDISYYRAKNVKGIGEVRASNLVNWRQQMETNARNNVPKILPIYLQEKIDKKYLDLSNQLSEEKVKLRENIRINQININRKYKLEQERILDVIARIKEQETHLENSPFMQKQENQLMMVKQELDRVAEQLEVYRQWTFSRYLISFVLFRSEINIRN
- the modB gene encoding molybdate ABC transporter permease subunit, which produces MIDLTPVWISLKTAITATIITFFLGIFSAWWMLGCKNKFKPVIESILTAPLVLPPTVVGFILLFLFGKNGFIGQLLANSFDFTVIFSWYATVIASTVVAFPLMYKTALGAFKQIDTNLLDCARTLGAREWVIFWRIILPLAKNGLIAGILLSFARALGEFGATLMLAGSIPNKTETIPIAIFFASESGEMDEAMGLVIIMLVISLGVIMVVNYTTEGKGFDKLKRHHQLNGYNLQFWLKKPLLTSKNRNYPFVQAKIELVVQIQKQLSEFCLDVNFKTDQTPLGLLGASGAGKSMILRCIAGLETPDRGLIILNGKVLFDSSQKINLPPRERNCGFLFQNYALFPHLTVAENIAFGMPPQQSYQEMKAEIERQLITVGLSGMGHYYPTQLSGGQQQRVALARAKASKPEIMLLDEPFSALDTYLRDKQEKLLRNSLIHYQGATLFITHNLEEAYRVCPYLLIIDRGSAIASGRKQDIFECPPNFRSAQLTGCKNFSSVEIIAHNKIKALDWNCTLELIEPVSKSCKYIGIRAHHLLFPNINQEHQINTFPCWLATISETQHRVTLYLKLNLPTNHQEDYNLQAEVLKDKWMELKDNPFPWKVQILPPTIMVFDN